The genomic segment CGCCCCCTGGACGCACTGATGCGCCCATCATTACTGTGTCGACGTAATCCAAGCGCTTACTAGGATCGAATGCCTGTTGAAATTCAGAAAGATGAATCGACACGCGGGCAAAAACAGAATTTAAGGCTCAACGCAGCAACTCACCTGGCTGCAACACAATATGGCCCCGTAGCTCAGCTGGATAGAGCACTCGCCTTCTAAGCGAATGGTCGCAGGTTCGAATCCTGCCGGGGTCGCCATCCACTTTCGGGTCCATTCTTGTCACATGGCTTACATTTGATACCGGAGAGATAGTTTACACTTTCTCCGGAGTGAATGGGTTTGTACCTGGCTCGACACGGTTCTCCCTGTGGTCGAAGAACCCCAGATCATAATTCAGGAACGAAACGAGCCATATCTGGTCATCGAATTCGCGTAGCCCCAGGATCTGGCCAGCGAAGACCTGGTTGAGATTGATCTTTCGTTTTCCAATGCAGATGCGCCCGCATCGTGTGACGCGCACGGTCCGGTCATGGAATGGGTCTACGCGGGCGCGCTGCGTTACATCCACAAGCGGCTGAAACATGCGTTTTTCTGATACTTATGCAGCAAGCTAAGTGTGATTAACACTTGTCCAATCGCTTCGATCGGGAACTTCAAAAGGTTTGAATGAAGACCAGCTACGCGCATCGGGGGCGACCTTTCTGAGAACCGCGATGTCTGGGACAGGCTGATAGGCAATTTGATAGTCTGGACGGTTGGCGCGTATGTAATTCAGGACTGTTTCAATGGCAGGAAAAGCTGCATCGTCCAGGACAATGTATCCATGGTGTGCACAAAGAAGGTCTGAGAGGGCGAAGTCCGTCATCACGTTTTCGAACTGATGTCCACCGTCGATGAAGATAAGTCCGGCTTTGCCTTGCCCACGGGTCTTGAGTATTTGACCAAGTGCGATTTCAGAACGTTCCCAGATCCGTTGAAACTTGGGTCCGAACTCCTGTTCAAGGTAATCCTGGACGATTTCCCCATCTAGTCTGCTAATGCCCCACGGGTCGAGGATCAGGTGTTCAAAATTTCGTCCCGTCGACCTCCTTGTCCCTAGAATTACAGTGGCGGATGAACCCATGCCGAAGCCAATTTCAATCGAAAGTTCCGCTTCGCAATGCTGGCAAAGAAAGGCAAGCAACGCTGCTTTTTCGGGCGAAAAAATCATTCGTTCCAAATCCGCTTTTCGGCCGTCATCGGCCACAAAAGACTTTTGTGCCGTGGCCTGCGAATATCTCCTGACCGGCTCGATGGTTTCCGACAAAAGCTTGAAGTTTGCGACCAGTTCGCTTTCGCTTGGAAGTTCAAGTCGCTGCATTGGCTGCTATCCCGATCAGTTTCTAAACCCAATAGGTCTAAGGCTATCACATTGACCTACGGAGTTTTGGTCGCGACCTCTGAAACGGATCCGAATTGCGTAGAAGTTTTGTGTGCATTTCTAGTAAGAGAGGCGTGTCTCGATGCCGAATAATGGTAGACGATCAGATCGGGTTTGCGTTGAGGCAGGCAGAATCTGACACGACGATTGGCGAAAGTTCTTAGTAAAATCAATCGGGAAAAACCGTGATTACCCCTGGACTGGGGGGGAAGTAAGTTCAACAAAGCAATGCGCTGCTCCTACCTGCCGGAGCGCTAGCCCTTTAAATTTTACAGCCCGGACAATATCACCGAAAGCAGTTACTGTCGGATCAGACCAACATCAACATGCCGATTGTGTTTCAAAGCCAAGGGTTCGTTGAATCAGTGCAGGCTCAGGAGAACCTCAAGGTCGCGCTCGCTCAGCCGCGCCATCAGTTTGCGCTGATCGGCATTCAGGATATCGCCTTCGGATATCATGCGGCGAACCATCCGCGCAACGTGGCTTGTCGGTTGATAGTATAGCTCAGGGACTTCACGGCCCAGTTCTTCAACGAGCTGACGCAAAAGGACCTTTTGCTTCTCCGCGTCGGTTTCGGATTTCTTGTCCTGAAGCATGCGTGACCTGCGTTTGTCGAATGATAAAACAAATAGGGCGCGCACCGGTCAAGTGAAGCATCCTGGACGCTGATTGGTGATGGAAACAGGTTTGTAAGACGACGTCACAGCATACGAACATGGCACCTTCCATGTGCGTCGCGAGTTTTTCTTTCGAGAACAAAGCGGAGTTGCTTTTCCGGGTCAAAAATCGGCCGGACCGCCTGTGTCTGAAGACCGATCTTGACCCCAAAACATACGACACCTAGCCTTTCCCAACGTCAGCGTTACAAGACCATTCGACCGGAGGCAGGCGCTTATGGGTTTTTCTCATTGCGGACATTGGAAGATCTTTGTCATTGCGGTCTTCGGTGTGTTCATGTCCGCTCCGCTCATGGCTGGCGACGGCGGTCTTGCCCCTGGTTTACAAAAAACACCAAACGAGGGAGGCCCCCGGCGCTTCGAGGTCGCGACCATCAAGGCGGCGCTTCACGAGGCGCCATCGAGCGGTTCAAAACTCATTGATACCGTTGAGCAGGGCACAGTGTTCTTGAACATGGGATGCGATGGATCGGCTGACCAGACCTGGTGCGCGGTTCGACCTTTCAGGGGCGGGGCGAAGGGCTACATCAGGTCGAGCGATCTGCAAGCCGCGCGCGGTCCGGACGGCAACGTCCCGGTGGGCGAAGACACCAGCAAGGGCAGGGCAGGAAAACGGGACTTTGATGCCGAGGTAACAATCGCCTGTGCCCAGGAACGCGGTCAGGCGCTTGGAACATGCAGCGCGGCCGTTTCACGCGATGTTGGCGGCGATGCGACAATCGTGGTGACATTCGCAAACGGATTTGAACGCAAACTCTATTTTGTTCATGGGGAATTCGTGAGAGCCAGTGCGACCATGTCTGGCGTTGGCAGAGACATTGATTGGCGCCTGCAGAACGGTGTCCATATGGTGCGGGTCGACGATCAGCGTTTTGAACTGCCGGACCCATTCGTCTTTCAAAGGCAGTAGTTTTGCGGTACGGCGGCGCCCGTGGGCACCACCGATTGTTGTTGCCAGGTTCAGGGTGTAATCTTGTGGATCATACCTTCGTCAACAGCTGCATAAAGACTGCCGTCGGGTCCCAGCACCAGTGACCGGAACCTGCCGGCCTCCATAGGAAGTGTCATTTCGGTGATATCCGTCACCTCTGTTCCGTCTTCGGTAAGCTGCAGGACATCGATACGCTGACCCAGCGGCGTGCCACCGAAACCGATCCCCATGAGGCCAACGACCATTGCGCCGTTCCAGTCGCCCCAGGCGTCGCCTTCAAGGAATGCTGCCGAGGATGTACCTTGTGACCAGCCATTGTTATTCCAGATAGGAGGCATTGCGCCCGGATAGGTTTCAAAGTCAGTCATCGGCATCCAGGATGCTCGCGCGAACCTGTTTTCGCCAACCATCTGGTTCGGGCTGTATCCGCAATAATCGTCCGGGCAATCACCGCGTCCGGCCATGTTTGGTCTTGGATCCCAGCCTGCGTTTCCGCCGTTGCGAAGCACGGTGACTTCATCTGAATGCCAGGGGCCGTGTTCAGCGGCAATCGGGGTGCCTGTTCCTGGATGGAATGCGATACCCTGGACGTTTCTGTGCCCGTAGGTATAGGTCCGCTTGTCGAACCCGACGGGAGGTGTGTTTTCAGCCGCTGCGGTACCGTCTGTGTCGATACGCAGAACCTTGCTTCCCATCATGGTCGGGCTTTGTGGAACCTGACCGTTATGTGTGTCACCCGTGGTTAGGTAGAGATAGCCATCGTCAGGATTGAATCGGACCCTTCCGCCATTGTGCGCGCCCGGTCCACCGAACGGATGATCCGATGCCTTCATCTTGTAAGGCACATCATCGACGATATCCGTGCGGCCTGACACGTTGGAAAAGTCGTCGCTGACCTCAAGCCGCATCAAGCGGTTGGTGTGCGGGTCAGACATGTTGGACGTGGAATAAACGTATATGCGGCGGTTGTTGGCGAAATTCGGATCAACGGCAACGCCCATCATTCCTGCCTGGCCTTCGCAGAAAAGGTCGTCAGCGGCAGAGGCGTAGCCCTCAGACCCACCCATGCCGAGAAGTGCCTTGGTTTCACCGGGCGGCAGCAGCACCGAAAGACCTTTGCATTTTTCGGTATAGAACATCGTCCCATCGTCAAGGAACGCCATGTCCCACGGGTTTTCCAGGTCGTCAAGTACAAGCGTATGCTGGAGGCTGGTGGTGTTTTGCGCAAAGACTGGGGTAGAGATAACTGTAACGCTCATCAGAAGCGCCATAAGACTGGTGACATTCCCAACTATCATTGTTTCCTCCCATTTATTTGCTTTTGTCCGATGTGATATCGCAACGCGTTTGCAGCGTTTCTCAGACGTTAGAGAGGTTAGGCTTTAATTGAAGTTGTATCAAATAAAATTACCCTACGTAAGTAGCGCTTACCAATTGACCATTAATTAGTTAATTTCAATTAACTTAGCGATAAATAAAGAAAAGGAAAGTAATGGACTGCATTCTCAAAGCATTGAGTTTCTGTGCAATGCCAGCTAAGGCGTGCCGACTTCGAAATTTCAGCCTTAAGAGAACAAGATGGCGCGTCGACAAAGTGGATGGGCCGCTACATGGCGAGCTTGGTTGGGGCTGGATGGCTTATTTTGCGCGGATCGGTGGTCTGTTCCGCTGTTCCTTGTGCATGTGAGGTTTCCTATTGTCGGCGTCTGACGTCGCACGAACGATCCGCAACCGGCCACACCGGTGTTTAGCTTGCTGCTGCCAGAACGTCCTTGTGAACGCATCCCAACCGGCTCGCGCTCGAAAAATGAGAGTTGGACGTCAGGCGCTGCCTGAGTACGCACCCAGGAAGTCTTTAAGGTCTACTTCGCGGCGACAGTTTTTCGAGCGACTTCCGGGGCACCGTGGGTGTTCGGGATTGCTTCCTTGAACACCTGAATGAGTTCCATTTCCTCTTCTTCCGCGTCGCTGGTCGGCGTCAGGGCAAGGTCGGTGTAAGCCTTTCGGTTTTCATCCGCCAATACGCGCTTTAGCGCCGGCCTGAATTTCAGGAACAAACGGGCCCAGGAAAAAGCGACGAAAGCGGCTTCGACAGCCCGTTTGGGATAGAAAATGAGCGGATGTTCAAGTTTCATCCCCGATCTGCGTTGGTTCCGGTGCTTTCGCCGAACGATACCGCATTCAAGCGGATGCACCTTTTCAATAAGGATGGCCCCGAGAAAGTGGATCATTGACGAATAGAGTGCCTTGGTGCGCGCACCCCGCGCTGCGTCGCGTCGCAACACCGTTTCCACGTGATCGGGCGTATAAAACTGTCTCCAGCTGTCAAAATAGACCTGTTCCCACTCCTGTTCCGTCATTTTCGGATGATGTGTGACCCGGTGATTGAGGTCGTATTTGTTGAAATCCGGATCCATCCAGACGCCCTTGGAGGCAAGTACCTTGTGATCTTCCGAACCGGGAAGGGGCGTCAGAAAGAAGAACTCGATAAGGTCAAGTGGGAGCTCTTTCTTGATGATCTCGATGTTTCGGTGAATCTTTTGAGGCGTGTCGTCCGGAAAGCCGAGAATGTAGCCGGCATAGGTTATCACGCCAGCGTCTTTCCAGGCCTGCAGCATCTTGCGGTATTCCCAGATCTTGTTTTGGCGCTTCTTTGCGGCCGTTAGAGCATCCGGATCTATGTTTTCTAGCCCTATGAATACGCGCGCACATCCGGCACGTGCAGCCTTTTCGATAAAACCGGGAAGCCGGTAGCAAAGCGTG from the Roseibium sp. HPY-6 genome contains:
- a CDS encoding class I SAM-dependent methyltransferase, which produces MQRLELPSESELVANFKLLSETIEPVRRYSQATAQKSFVADDGRKADLERMIFSPEKAALLAFLCQHCEAELSIEIGFGMGSSATVILGTRRSTGRNFEHLILDPWGISRLDGEIVQDYLEQEFGPKFQRIWERSEIALGQILKTRGQGKAGLIFIDGGHQFENVMTDFALSDLLCAHHGYIVLDDAAFPAIETVLNYIRANRPDYQIAYQPVPDIAVLRKVAPDARSWSSFKPFEVPDRSDWTSVNHT
- a CDS encoding PQQ-dependent sugar dehydrogenase, coding for MIVGNVTSLMALLMSVTVISTPVFAQNTTSLQHTLVLDDLENPWDMAFLDDGTMFYTEKCKGLSVLLPPGETKALLGMGGSEGYASAADDLFCEGQAGMMGVAVDPNFANNRRIYVYSTSNMSDPHTNRLMRLEVSDDFSNVSGRTDIVDDVPYKMKASDHPFGGPGAHNGGRVRFNPDDGYLYLTTGDTHNGQVPQSPTMMGSKVLRIDTDGTAAAENTPPVGFDKRTYTYGHRNVQGIAFHPGTGTPIAAEHGPWHSDEVTVLRNGGNAGWDPRPNMAGRGDCPDDYCGYSPNQMVGENRFARASWMPMTDFETYPGAMPPIWNNNGWSQGTSSAAFLEGDAWGDWNGAMVVGLMGIGFGGTPLGQRIDVLQLTEDGTEVTDITEMTLPMEAGRFRSLVLGPDGSLYAAVDEGMIHKITP
- a CDS encoding radical SAM protein, which encodes MSKRFAVLLIKPSHYDDEGYVIQWLRAPIPSNSLASVFGLIKDCSERKTLGHDVSIEIDVIDETNTKVETKKLIRDLKQADGCFVGLVGVQTNQFPRAVDIAKDFIDAGIPVAAGGFHAAGSIAMLPDVPQEILDAQKIGLSIYAGEAEGRMDALLSDAWNGELKPLYNFMKDLPHLEGAVQPILPADAVRKMAGAYTSFDAGRGCPFQCSFCTIINVQGRKSRFRTPDDIEEIIRANAAQNIRRFFITDDDFARNKNWEIILDRLIYLREEEGLKFKLTLQVDTLCYRLPGFIEKAARAGCARVFIGLENIDPDALTAAKKRQNKIWEYRKMLQAWKDAGVITYAGYILGFPDDTPQKIHRNIEIIKKELPLDLIEFFFLTPLPGSEDHKVLASKGVWMDPDFNKYDLNHRVTHHPKMTEQEWEQVYFDSWRQFYTPDHVETVLRRDAARGARTKALYSSMIHFLGAILIEKVHPLECGIVRRKHRNQRRSGMKLEHPLIFYPKRAVEAAFVAFSWARLFLKFRPALKRVLADENRKAYTDLALTPTSDAEEEEMELIQVFKEAIPNTHGAPEVARKTVAAK